Proteins found in one Pempheris klunzingeri isolate RE-2024b chromosome 6, fPemKlu1.hap1, whole genome shotgun sequence genomic segment:
- the adamts10 gene encoding A disintegrin and metalloproteinase with thrombospondin motifs 10, which yields METLWRTGLVCTVIVVMVATEVEGGHRDEFAQSQAAFLSSLGQYEIAIPVRVGPNGETLDAETPQHHRRRRSTEDRLPDSLFYQLSTSRNNFLLNLTLQGGLLSRQFRVEYWKRGRLAWSHPYSPHCHYVGHLQDQPHSSKVALSNCNGLQGVIVAGGEEYLIEPLVSPDNQTKTERGERAEGRPHVVYKRSSLRHQYKGQSCGVIDEKPMKAASWWQRTLKTPPHHVGRGQLPLKRSVSRERYVETLVVADKMMVGYHGRRDIEQYILAVMNIVAKLFQDSSLGNAVNIVVTRLILLMEDQPTLEINHHAGKSLDSFCKWQKTIQHRSSYGNAIPDNGIAHHDTAVLITRYDICIQKNKPCETLGLAPVGGMCEPERSCSINEDIGLGTAFTIAHEIGHTFGMNHDGMGNACGPRSQETAKLMADHITMKTNPFIWSACSRDYITSFLDSGMGSCLNNIPPKQEFVYPTTAPGQAYDADEQCRFQYGVRSRQCKYAEVCSELWCMSKSNRCITSSIPAAEGTICQTNTIEKGWCYKRVCVAYGTCPEGVDGGWGLWSPWEECSRTCGGGVSSSIRHCDSPRPTIGGKYCLGERKRFRSCNIDECPPASRDFREIQCSDFDSVPFRGKFYTWKPYRGGGVKPCSLNCLAEGYNFYTERAPAVVDGTPCRDDSLDVCVNGECKHVGCDRILGSDVREDRCRICGGDGSSCVSVEGLFNDSLPEGGYEEVVRIPKGSVFIHIQELNISLNYLVLKSKGDQFFINGKLTIDTPRRFDIAGTTFHYRRPADGPETLEALGPTNITLIVMVLVREENPGIHYRFNPPLNRDPQSGYAWHYTSWSRCSSLCAGGAQIQQVVCKRQSDNSVIYNHFCDKKSKPKERRRYCNTEPCSPSWWTGEWSECSRSCNGGLRTREVLCKRRISATEEKVLDDSACAPTRPSLTEPCSNHSCPPEWLALDWSECTPSCGPGYRHRVVLCKSGESGDTLPESKCPKHGRPTSRVRCNLQRCPPPQWVTGPWGECSARCGLGQEMRSVQCLTHTGQPSNECLEHQRPAAMQQCKSKCDLSLPVSTDNPEECKDVNTVAYCPLVLRFKFCSRPYFRQMCCKTCQGH from the exons ATGGAAACGCTATGGAGGACTGGTCTGGTCTGCACTGTCATCGTCGTCATGGTTGCCACCGAGGTCGAAGGAGGTCACAGAGATGAGTTTGCACAGTCACAAG CTGCCTTCCTGTCCAGTCTAGGACAGTATGAGATTGCCATCCCAGTACGTGTAGGACCTAATGGTGAGACGCTGGACGCAGAAACTCCCCAACACCACCGAAGAAGACGCAGCACTGAGGACAGGCTGCCTGACTCA CTCTTCTACCAGCTGTCCACGTCACGTAACAACTTCCTGCTGAACCTCACGCTACAGGGAGGCCTGCTGTCCCGGCAGTTCAGGGTGGAGTACTGGAAGAGAGGTCGATTAGCTTGGAGTCATCCTTACTCTCCCCACTGCCATTATGTAGGACACCTCCAAGACCAGCCACACTCCAGCAAAGTGGCCCTGAGCAACTGTAACGGCCTG cagggGGTGATTGTTGCAGGGGGAGAGGAGTACCTGATTGAACCCCTTGTCTCACCAGATAACCAGACCAAGAcggagaggggggagagagcagaggggcgCCCCCATGTGGTTTACAAACGATCATCGCTCCGCCATCAGTACAAGGGCCAATCCTGTGGAGTCATTG ATGAGAAGCCGATGAAAGCCGCGTCGTGGTGGCAGCGAACTCTGAAGACGCCTCCCCATCACGTCGGTCGCGGCCAGCTGCCTCTGAAGCGCTCAGTTAGCCGGGAGCGCTACGTGGAGACGCTGGTGGTAGCCGACAAGATGATGGTGGGTTACCACGGTCGCAGAGACATCGAGCAGTACATCCTGGCCGTCATGAATATT GTTGCCAAACTGTTCCAGGATTCTAGCCTGGGGAATGCAGTCAACATTGTGGTGACACGGCTCATCCTGCTCATGGAAGACCAG CCAACACTAGAGATAAACCACCACGCAGGGAAGTCTTTAGACAGCTTCTGTAAGTGGCAGAAAACCATCCAGCACCGGAGCAGCTACGGTAACGCCATACCAGACAACGGCATCGCTCACCATGACACTGCTGTGCTTATCACCag GTACGACATCTGCATTCAAAAGAACAAGCCCTGTGAAACCctag gcCTGGCTCCTGTAGGAGGGATGTGCGAGCCAGAGAGGAGTTGCAGCATCAATGAGGACATCGGCCTGGGAACCGCCTTCACTATCGCCCATGAGATAGGACATAC GTTTGGGATGAACCATGACGGGATGGGGAATGCCTGTGGGCCCCGCAGCCAGGAGACCGCCAAGCTGATGGCTGACCACATCACCATGAAGACAAACCCATTCATCTGGTCTGCCTGTAGCCGGGATTACATCACCAGCTTTCTGGA CTCAGGTATGGGCTCCTGTCTGAACAACATCCCTCCCAAGCAGGAGTTTGTGTACCCCACCACAGCACCAGGTCAGGCCTACGACGCAGACGAACAGTGCCGCTTCCAGTACGGCGTCAGATCTCGACAATGTAAATACGCG GAAGTCTGCAGTGAACTTTGGTGCATGAGCAAGAGCAACCGCTGCATCACCAGCAGCATTCCCGCTGCAGAGGGAACCATCTGTCAGACCAACACTATAGAGAAAGGG tggtGCTACAAGAGGGTGTGTGTGGCGTATGGGACTTGTCCAGAGGGCGTGGACGGGGGCTGGGGTCTGTGGTCCCCCTGGGAGGAGTGCAGCAGGACCTGTGGAGGAGGAGTCTCCTCCTCTATCAGACACTGTGACAGCCCCAG GCCAACCATCGGTGGAAAGTATTGTCTCGGAGAGAGAAAGCGCTTCAGGTCCTGCAATATTGAT gagtGCCCTCCAGCCTCTCGGGATTTCCGGGAGATTCAGTGCTCTGATTTTGACAGCGTTCCTTTCCGGGGAAAGTTTTATACCTGGAAGCCATACAGAGGGG gtggggtGAAGCCCTGCTCTCTCAACTGCCTGGCAGAAGGATACAACTTCTACACAGAGCGCGCTCCAGCTGTGGTGGACGGCACGCCTTGCCGAGACGACtctctggatgtgtgtgttaaCGGAGAGTGTAAG CATGTAGGCTGTGATCGTATCCTCGGCTCAGACGTTCGCGAGGACCGCTGCCGGATCTGCGGGGGTGATGggagcagctgtgtgtctgtggagggACTCTTCAATGACTCGCTGCCTGAAGGAG GTTATGAAGAGGTGGTCAGAATCCCTAAAGGATCCGTGTTCATCCACATACAAGAGCTCAACATCTCCCTCAACTACCTTG TGCTGAAGAGTAAAGGGGACCAGTTCTTTATCAATGGGAAGCTGACCATTGACACGCCGCGCAGGTTCGATATTGCCGGCACCACCTTCCACTACAGGCGGCCCGCTGACGGACCAGAAACTCTTGAAGCTCTGGGGCCAACAAACATAACCCTGATTGTCATG GTGCTAGTGCGGGAGGAGAACCCAGGAATCCACTATCGTTTCAACCCTCCTCTGAACAGGGATCCTCAGAGCGGCTATGCCTGGCACTACACGTCCTGGTCACGCTGCTCGTCTCTCTGCGCTGgag GTGCACAGATCCAGCAGGTGGTGTGTAAGAGGCAGTCAGATAACTCAGTCATCTACAACCACTTCTGTGACAAGAAGAGCAAACccaaagagaggagaagataCTGCAATACTGAGCCGTGCTCCCCGAG CTGGTGGACAGGAGAGTGGTCGGAGTGTAGCCGCAGCTGTAACGGCGGCCTGCGGACACGGGAGGTCTTATGTAAAAGGAGGATCTCTGCGACGGAAGAAAAGGTCCTGGACGACTCAGCCTGTGCCCCCACACGCCCCTCTCTCACTGAGCCCTGCAGCAACCACAGCTGCCCCCCTGAATGGCTGGCCCTGGACTGGTCAGAG TGTACGCCCAGCTGTGGTCCTGGCTACAGGCACCGCGTGGTCTTGTGTAAGAGCGGGGAGAGCGGTGACACGCTGCCAGAATCCAAGTGCCCCAAACATGGCCGGCCCACCTCCAGGGTGCGCTGTAACCTGCAGCGCTGCCCTCCCCCTCAGTGGGTGACAGGTCCCTGGGGAGAG TGCTCTGCCAGGTGTGGTCTGGGTCAGGAGATGCGTTCGGTGCAGTGTCTGACCCACACCGGCCAGCCGTCCAATGAGTGTCTGGAACATCAGCGGCCAGCAGCCATGCAGCAGTGCAAGAGCAAATGTGACCTCAGTCTGCCCGTCAGTACAGACAACCCCGAAG AGTGTAAAGATGTGAACACTGTGGCCTACTGCCCCCTGGTGCTCAGGTTCAAGTTCTGCAGCCGGCCATATTTCAGGCAAATGTGCTGCAAGACGTGCCAGGGACACTGA